In the Vibrio hippocampi genome, TCTTCGCCAGCAAGAATGTTATTAAGTAAAGCCTGTGTAATCAACATGGGCGCAATGGTGTTGACCTTTAATACATTTATCCACTCTTTTTGCCCCATATTACCTAAGCTTTCACATTCGTCTCCACTCACACCTGCGTTGTGAATAAGCACATCAATGGCGATGTCTGCAAATTTTTCGGTCAAAGCGAGAATATGGGACTCATTACTGACATCCAACGTATGAGTAGAAATAGTGGGATAGTTTTGTGCCAAGAGGGTCAATGCATGAGCGGTGTGAATGTCACGACAGCAGGCAATGACATTCCACCCCCGCAGAGCGTATTGTTTGACAAGCTCGAGTCCTAAACCTCGATTTGCTCCCGTGATGAAAACCGTTTTCATTATGTAGTACCTAAGTTGATGCAAAGTAAGAATGAACTGGTCAATGCAGAGCATTGACCAGTTTCTAATGGAAATTATGATGCTTATTTCACAAGTACACTTTTTTCCGACAAATGAATTGCGGTACGCTTATCAAGGCGACCACTGATTTGAGTCAGAGCCAACGCAACAAGTACGACCACGGCACCAATCCAAGGGGTATGCATCAATCCCATTTCAGACACAATCATACCTCCTCCCCAAGAGCCAAGAGCAATACCAACGTTAAACGCCGCAATGTTTAGACCAGATGCAACATCCACAGCATCAGGGGTGTATTTTTCAGCCAGTTTCACTACATAAACTTGTAAGCCAGGAACATTACCGAATGCAAAAGCCCCCCAAACTAAAATAGTCGCTACCGCTGCGATAGGGTTAACAGCAGTAAAGTTAAATATCACTAGGATAGTCGCGAGTCCTGCAAAAATAATCGTCAGCGCTTTAATTGGTCCCATCTTATCGGCCATTTTTCCGCCCCAAATATTACCAATCGCCACGGATACACCGTACACCAACATAATTAGGCTAATAGCATTGGCACTAAATCCTGTTTCCTGCTGCAAAATTGGAGCAAGGAAAGTGAAAGCAGTAAATGTACCACCGTAACCCAATGCCGTAATCGCATAAACGAGTAGTAGCCTTGGCTGGGTTAACACTTTTAACTGCGATGACAGTTTAGCGGCAGCAGGCTGTTTTAGGTTGCTTGGCACTAAGAAAGCACTACCAATCAACGCAATCAATCCCAATAGCGCAACAATCAGAAAAGTCGATTGCCAACCAAAGGTTTGACCGATGTAAGTGCCAAGTGGCACGCCTGTCACTAGCGCAACAGTTAATCCTGTAAACATAATCGCAATCGCGCTTGCTGCTTTTTCTTTAGGTACAAGACCTGTAGCAATCGTAGAGCCGATAGAGAAAAACACACCATGAGCCAAACCAGTCAAAATGCGAGCAAAGATAAGGGTGTTGTAACCTGGTGCTTGCCAGGCCAATAGATTGCCGATCACAAATAATGACATAACCGAAAGTAACACGTGTTTACGGTTCCACTTACCGGTTAAAGCGGTTAATACCGGTGCGCCTATCGCGACACCCAATGCGTAAAGGCTCACTAGCAGTCCTGCGGATGGTAATGAGACATTTAAGTCAGAAGCCATCGTCGGGATCAGCCCTACGATCACAAATTCTGTCGTTCCAATAGCAAAGGCGCTTAGCGTCAATGCGAGAAGTGCTAATGGCATATCATTTACTCTCTTTTATAAGGTTTTAGTGCACAGCCGATAATCTGATTACCAACCAGTTGCTGTGTCGCTAATCGATGTGAGGATTCTGCACGGAAATTACTTTGCAAAAAATAGGTTATTTAACAAATGATATTTGTTATAAATGCAATAATTAAAACTAAATCGTTAAGTAAATGGTGAGTAAGCATGAGGACGAAATCGGATGATTTAGAAATTCTACTTTCTGTGGTCGATACTGGCGGGTTTACGGCGGCAGCATATAGTTTAGATATACAGGTCGCACGGGTATCGCGAGCAGTGAGTAAGGTGGAAAGCCAACTTGGCGTGACCATATTAAACCGAACGACAAGACGGATTGAATTAACGGATGAGGGACGGCAATTTGTGGATTCGGTACGAATTGGATTGATGCAGTTACAACAAGCGGAAGAAGAGATCATATCCCGTGGAGAATTACCCAAAGGGCGACTGCGTGTTGATGCCGCTAGTCCGTTTGTGTTTCACCAGTTAGTCCCACTCGTTCAGCCATTCAATCAAGCCTATCCTGATATTGAGTTAGAGATGACCTCCAATGAGGGTTTTGTTGATTTACTAGAAAAGAAAACCGATATCGCTATTCGTATAGGCGCATTAAATGATTCAACCTTACATGCTAGGCCTCTTGGCCGAAGTTTACTTCACATTGTTGCTTCACCTGATTATTTATCAAAGCGCGGCTTTCCGAGTAAGAGTAGTGATTTGGAACATCACGATACCATCGGCTTTTCAACACCAAAAACACTTAATGAATGGCCGCTGAAAGGATTTTCAGGACTGACACCAACTCTGACTTCAAGTAACGGTGAAACGGTTAGACAACTTGCTTTGATGGGAAATGGAATCGCCTGTCTATCGGGCTTTATGGTGAAAAGAGATATTGCGGAAGGAAGATTAATTGCCTTGTTAGAAGGTGAAAAAATCGGCAACTCAGGCAGGGAGCAAATTAATGCGGTTTACTATAAGTCTTCTTCTGTTGCCAAGCGGATTTCTGCTTTTATCGATTTTATTCAGCCGAAACTGGATCTGTAAATCGTTCCAAGTGAGGTAACTTCGTACCTCGCTTAGGCTATTTCTTCTAGCACCTTGGACAAAACAGATACCTATAAAAGTCGATGTATTATTGCAATTTTAACAAGTATCATTTGTCTTTATTGCTATCAATGTGCTGCGGTGATTTTGTTAGTATTCCCCTCAAGAAATAAGAGGGCTTATTATGTCTAAATCACTTTTTCAACCTATAAAATTGGGGGTGTTGACTCTCAAAAACCGCGTCGTCATGCCTCCTATGACACGCTCCAGAGCAAGTCAACCTGGCGATGTCGCTAATGAAATGATGGCGACTTATTACGCGCAGAGAGCCAGTGCAGGTTTAACTGTCTCCGAAGGCACACAAATTTCACCCAATGCAAAAGGCTATGCATGGACGCCTGGTATTTACACACCTAAGCAAATCGAAGGCTGGCGTAAAGTGACTGAAGCAGTACATGCTGAAAATGGCGCAATTTTCGCGCAGCTTTGGCATGTAGGTAGAGTCACTCATCCCGACAATATCGGTGGCGAACAACCGATTTCTTCATCAGCGTTAAAAGCGGAAAACGTAAAAGTATTCGTTGATAATGGCAGTGATGAACCTGGTTTTGTTGACGTCGTGCAGCCTAGAGCAATGACAAAATCGGATATTCAACAAGTCATCGCAGATTATCGTCAAGCGGCATTGAATGCCGTTGAAGCTGGCTTTGATGGCATTGAACTTCATGCGGCGAATGGTTATTTGATCAACCAATTCATAGACTCGGAAGCTAATAACCGTAACGATGAATACGGTGGTAGCCTGGAAAATCGTCTTCGTTTTCTTGATGAAGTCGTTGCAGCATTAGTTGAAGCGATTGGCGCTGACCGTGTAGGTGTTCGTCTGGCTCCGTTGACTACCTTAAATGGCACCGTAGATGCGAACCCTATCGAGACCTATACCGCAGCAGCAGCGGTACTGAATAAGCACGGTATTGTATATCTGCATATTGCTGAGGTCGATTGGGATGACGCCCCCGATACGCCAGTCTCTTTTAAACATGCCTTACGAGAGTGTTACCAAGGCGTTTTGATTTATGCAGGTCGTTATAATGCGGAAAAAGCTGAACAAGCTATTAATGACGGTCTGGCTGATCTGATCGGCTTTGGCCGACCTTTTGTGGCGAATCCTGATCTTCCTGAACGTCTACTTCACGGCTACCCATTGGCAGAGCATGATCCAAACACCTTGTTTGGTGGCACTGAAAAAGGGCTTATTGATTATCCAACGTATAAGGCTTAAGGGGAAAATATGTTTAATATATTTAAAGGTGACGCACTCAAGACAAGAAACCGTATTGCAATGGCTCCGATGACTCGTTCACGCACATCTCAACCTGGTGACGTGCCAAACGAGATGATGGCAACTTACTACCGTCAGCGTGCCAGTGCAGGTTTGGTTGTCACTGAAGGTGCACCGGTCTCAGCCGTAGGTCGAGGCTACTCTATGACGCCAGGCATTTACACAGAAGAGCACATTGAAGGCTGGAAGAAAGTGACTCAGGCTGTCCATGAGGAAGGAGGGAAGATATTTATCCAACTCTGGCATGTTGGGCGGCGTAGTCATTCTGCTATTTCTGGTGAACAACCTTTGGCCCCGTCAGCCATTAAAGTACCCGATCAAGTTTTTGGTCCATTGTCAGAAGGTGGGTTCGGAATGATTGAAACAGAAACGCCGCAAGAAATGGCGCTTCAAGACATCGAGAATACAAGCGCTGATTTTGTCCAAGCGGCTAGAAATGCTGTCGAAGCGGGTTTTGACGGTGTAGAAATCCATGCTGCACACGGCTATCTGTTTGATACATTTATGCGTCTAGAGAGTAATCAACGTCAAGATCAATATGGTGGTAGTCAAGAAAACCGTATGCGATTTCTGTTGGAAACGTTACAAGCGGTCGTCAACGAAATCGGTAGCGATAAAGTCGCGGTACGCGTCTCTCCACACGTGATCGAAGGTTTTGCTGATGAGGATCCTGAAATCATTGAGGTTACGCTAAAAGCACTTGAAAAAATGGCACCGATGAACTTAGCTTATGTTCATTTTTCTGAGCGAATTTCTCGTTATGTTGACGTTCCAGAAACATTTCGTAAGCAAGTTCGCGAAGTGTATCCAAAGCCTATCATGATAGCAGGAAAGCTGACCAAGCAATCTGCACAACAGTTGCTAGATAAGCAGTATGCTGATTTCGTTGCCTTTGGTACTCCTTTCGTAACGAACCCAGATTTAGTTACCCGCTTTGCACATGATTTACCACTGAGTGAGTTTGATGCCAATGCAAGGCTCACCTTGTACGGAGGCGGAGAAGAGGGCTACATCGATTATACAACTTATCAGATCTAATCCACTTGGCACCAAGAGTAACTCTTTGGTGCCTTATCTTTTTCATTAAATAAACGGAAATGAGATGGAACAATATCAAATTTGGCAATATCAGTCGGAGACACGCAGTCTTACACTGGGTAAGGCAGAAAAGCCAACTTTAGATGACAACGAAATCTTGGTGGAAAACAAAGCGATTGGCATTAATCCTGTCGATTGGAAATTTATCAAGGCTAACCCTTTAAATTGGTCTAATGGTCATGTTCCTGGTGTTGATGGCGCTGGTATCATTGTACAAGTAGGAGCTAAAGTTGATACCAGTTTCGTTGGGTGTCGAGTAGCGTATCATGCTTCACTTAATCACTATGGTAGCTTCGCTGAATATACAGTTTTGAGTGCTGATAGAGTGATGATGCTGCCTGAAAGCTTATCGTTTGAACTGGCTGCGGCACTGCCTTGTCCGATGCTTACTGCATGGCAAGCATTTGAAAAGATCCCATTAACTCAACAGAGAGAAGTGCTTATTGTTGGTTTTGGGGCGGTTAACAATTTGCTATCCCAACTCTTGGTTAATGCTGGTTATGTTGTTGATGTCGTCTCTGCGAGTCTGAACGAAGAGCATGCAGAAAAGCTAGGCATTCGTCAGGTTTATCGAGAACAATCTCAAGTCAGCATTAAATATTTCGCTATTTTTGATGCGATAAGTGGAGAAAATGCCGCCCATCTAGTGCCACTGTTGAGAGCTAATGGACACATTATCTGTATTCAAGATCGCATACCTAAACCCATTGATCCTCCATTTACCCGTACTATTTCCTACCACGAAATAGCTCTAGGAGCATTACATGAATTTGGTGATAAAAAAGATTGGTATACATTGATGCAAAATGGTGAAGCGTTACTTAAACGTGTTGCGAATGGCAGCGTTGAAGTTGGTTTTCCAATCACTCTTGCGTTCGAGAAAATGTTTGATGCATTGGAACATAGTGAATTTACCAAATTAAAAACGGTGGTCACATTGAGTTAAAATGTACTCTCCATTTTTTCTGGGAGCCACACAACTGGCTCCCTAAACATTGCCTAGATAGATGGGGGGGAGTAAAACTTGTATCTACGACTTTTAGCCTACCCACCTCGTTTGCTCAGGATAGTAGTTGAAATTCTTTAAACTTGGGTTTACTTGAACTGCAAAGCATAATTCCCTTTGCTTGACCGTTTAATGTCTCCGAAAATCCAATTGATTGCTACGATAGTTCTTAGGAGTAGCAAGAATAAAAAAGAATAAAAAAAGAATAAAAGGACAGGCAAATTAAAAAGTAAATTTTACAACAACGTCAAATCCGCTTTGCTTAGATTCTAGCGTATGGTGTTTGTGAGTAAGATTAAGCCGATAACCTTCAAAGTGAGGAAAATCTTAGGATAACAACCACACCAACTCTCAGCCTTAGTTGCTGATGCCAGTTACAAAGTTTTTAAATGACATTATCCGAGTTGGTAGCCACACATTCGATGCCTTTGCATCTTTATGAGTACTGAGGGAAAACTGGCTTTGCCGCCGACTAAAGTTGCACGTTGTTTTTCAAGTTGAGTACACACTTTTAGCCACTCTTGCTGCGTAAGACTCAGTCTTTGCAGAAGGGGAGGTAACTCGGGGTTAATACGCGCTTTTCCTTGCCTGAGTTGTCGCCCAGTCCAGTCGACTAGTTCCAGATAATCCATCAGCCTGAACGGGATCCCTGCTAACATGTCATTAGTTGAACTTCCCACAAACGGATGAAGACAAGGTGCGGTGTGTTGCCCCCGATTCAGAGCCTTGAGGCGGTCTTGAATTGAGGTATAGTCTGATGTTTCTGACCTTTTAGCCGTGCTTGCTCGAATGGGATTTAAGTCGGTATAAGCCATAGCGGCAAGTAGCGCTTTTTCATCTAATAGTGCCTGACTTTTGTAGCGACTTTCCCAGAAGTGTCCTGTGCAGTCCTCCTCTCGGTTCGCCTTCATCGCAATGTCAAAGTTCAGCTCGCGCATGAACCAACTAAGGCTGTACAAGCGCTCTCGCCACTGCTCTACGATTTCATAGACTGCGTTTAATTCGGCAACACTGTTTATCTGATTTGAAAGCAAGCGCTGTATTAGCAAGGGTTTTGTATGAAGCTGACTCCACCGCTCAATCACATCAAAATCCGACAATGCTTTCGCTTGCTGTTGATTGATATGTACCACCACATGATAGTGATTACTCATCACTGCATAGGCACAGATGTCGATACAAAAAACTTGGCTTAGTTGTTTGATTCTGGACTGTATCCAGCCTCGCCGATGCTCATAACTTGTTTGTGATTGTTCATCATAACCGCACAGAAATGTACGGCGAACACAGCGGGAAACGCAGTGATAGTACGGTGTAGCTTCTAAACAGACTTGCTGACTTCTAGCTTGGGTCATGATGGGCTCCGACGGTGAAATTTTCACCAATATAACCCACCGATTGATAGAAAGCTGGATCCCAACAGAATTTTACGGGAGACTTTGAAGTTTTATGAAATTACTAATCCATTTTCATAATATGCCTGTCCTTTTTGTTTTCTTTTTGTTTTTTTGTTTAGGAATCGACAATAGATGAAGTCAATATTCGTATCAGGGTTGCTTTTGCTATGCTGGCAAGTCCACGCTAATGAAGTAAAGTTGCCTAAATGTAAGATTGAAGCCGTGGTCGAGACACCAATAACCTTTTTCATCTCAGATTCAGTGATTAAAGGTTATGAAGTGGTCGATATTGAGGGGCATATTCAGCGTTGGCTGGATTTCTCTAACCAAGCTTTGCAGAATTCGTGCATTCCGCTTACGAGAACATTGGATAAAATTATCTTTACACCCGAAATTTTGGGTGAAGAAAGTGAAGAGTTGTCAGTTGTTCATGCTTTCTTAGAATATTATTACCCGCAAGAAATCGAAGCACTAAACAATGCTAAAGCTAAGTTTTATGGACTCATCTATAAGACAAATCTTTCTAAATTTACCAGTGAGTGGTGCGGTGAAACTAACGCTTCGGTTTATGCCAAATTTTTTACT is a window encoding:
- a CDS encoding SDR family oxidoreductase; translated protein: MKTVFITGANRGLGLELVKQYALRGWNVIACCRDIHTAHALTLLAQNYPTISTHTLDVSNESHILALTEKFADIAIDVLIHNAGVSGDECESLGNMGQKEWINVLKVNTIAPMLITQALLNNILAGEDKTIIGMTSILASIDDNRSGGRYSYRASKAALNQIIKSLACELCEADVKTMAIHPGWVQTDMGGQDGKVTVENSVKGMLNVIDNLRLKHSGSFFVYDGTQLPW
- a CDS encoding MFS transporter; translation: MPLALLALTLSAFAIGTTEFVIVGLIPTMASDLNVSLPSAGLLVSLYALGVAIGAPVLTALTGKWNRKHVLLSVMSLFVIGNLLAWQAPGYNTLIFARILTGLAHGVFFSIGSTIATGLVPKEKAASAIAIMFTGLTVALVTGVPLGTYIGQTFGWQSTFLIVALLGLIALIGSAFLVPSNLKQPAAAKLSSQLKVLTQPRLLLVYAITALGYGGTFTAFTFLAPILQQETGFSANAISLIMLVYGVSVAIGNIWGGKMADKMGPIKALTIIFAGLATILVIFNFTAVNPIAAVATILVWGAFAFGNVPGLQVYVVKLAEKYTPDAVDVASGLNIAAFNVGIALGSWGGGMIVSEMGLMHTPWIGAVVVLVALALTQISGRLDKRTAIHLSEKSVLVK
- a CDS encoding LysR substrate-binding domain-containing protein; protein product: MRTKSDDLEILLSVVDTGGFTAAAYSLDIQVARVSRAVSKVESQLGVTILNRTTRRIELTDEGRQFVDSVRIGLMQLQQAEEEIISRGELPKGRLRVDAASPFVFHQLVPLVQPFNQAYPDIELEMTSNEGFVDLLEKKTDIAIRIGALNDSTLHARPLGRSLLHIVASPDYLSKRGFPSKSSDLEHHDTIGFSTPKTLNEWPLKGFSGLTPTLTSSNGETVRQLALMGNGIACLSGFMVKRDIAEGRLIALLEGEKIGNSGREQINAVYYKSSSVAKRISAFIDFIQPKLDL
- a CDS encoding alkene reductase → MSKSLFQPIKLGVLTLKNRVVMPPMTRSRASQPGDVANEMMATYYAQRASAGLTVSEGTQISPNAKGYAWTPGIYTPKQIEGWRKVTEAVHAENGAIFAQLWHVGRVTHPDNIGGEQPISSSALKAENVKVFVDNGSDEPGFVDVVQPRAMTKSDIQQVIADYRQAALNAVEAGFDGIELHAANGYLINQFIDSEANNRNDEYGGSLENRLRFLDEVVAALVEAIGADRVGVRLAPLTTLNGTVDANPIETYTAAAAVLNKHGIVYLHIAEVDWDDAPDTPVSFKHALRECYQGVLIYAGRYNAEKAEQAINDGLADLIGFGRPFVANPDLPERLLHGYPLAEHDPNTLFGGTEKGLIDYPTYKA
- a CDS encoding alkene reductase; amino-acid sequence: MFNIFKGDALKTRNRIAMAPMTRSRTSQPGDVPNEMMATYYRQRASAGLVVTEGAPVSAVGRGYSMTPGIYTEEHIEGWKKVTQAVHEEGGKIFIQLWHVGRRSHSAISGEQPLAPSAIKVPDQVFGPLSEGGFGMIETETPQEMALQDIENTSADFVQAARNAVEAGFDGVEIHAAHGYLFDTFMRLESNQRQDQYGGSQENRMRFLLETLQAVVNEIGSDKVAVRVSPHVIEGFADEDPEIIEVTLKALEKMAPMNLAYVHFSERISRYVDVPETFRKQVREVYPKPIMIAGKLTKQSAQQLLDKQYADFVAFGTPFVTNPDLVTRFAHDLPLSEFDANARLTLYGGGEEGYIDYTTYQI
- a CDS encoding zinc-binding dehydrogenase, giving the protein MEQYQIWQYQSETRSLTLGKAEKPTLDDNEILVENKAIGINPVDWKFIKANPLNWSNGHVPGVDGAGIIVQVGAKVDTSFVGCRVAYHASLNHYGSFAEYTVLSADRVMMLPESLSFELAAALPCPMLTAWQAFEKIPLTQQREVLIVGFGAVNNLLSQLLVNAGYVVDVVSASLNEEHAEKLGIRQVYREQSQVSIKYFAIFDAISGENAAHLVPLLRANGHIICIQDRIPKPIDPPFTRTISYHEIALGALHEFGDKKDWYTLMQNGEALLKRVANGSVEVGFPITLAFEKMFDALEHSEFTKLKTVVTLS
- a CDS encoding transposase is translated as MTQARSQQVCLEATPYYHCVSRCVRRTFLCGYDEQSQTSYEHRRGWIQSRIKQLSQVFCIDICAYAVMSNHYHVVVHINQQQAKALSDFDVIERWSQLHTKPLLIQRLLSNQINSVAELNAVYEIVEQWRERLYSLSWFMRELNFDIAMKANREEDCTGHFWESRYKSQALLDEKALLAAMAYTDLNPIRASTAKRSETSDYTSIQDRLKALNRGQHTAPCLHPFVGSSTNDMLAGIPFRLMDYLELVDWTGRQLRQGKARINPELPPLLQRLSLTQQEWLKVCTQLEKQRATLVGGKASFPSVLIKMQRHRMCGYQLG